From the genome of Glycine max cultivar Williams 82 chromosome 2, Glycine_max_v4.0, whole genome shotgun sequence, one region includes:
- the LOC100781106 gene encoding uncharacterized protein — protein sequence MAFSTNRDQTPKSDSTNPCCELWKKKYSKTQESRNALRQAVKVLEQKINEIQSRYNKVCGAKVEREEKLGEFVAARVHLESETFSLESQIVTPITNQGRGGDGNENRTLQSDWEKEIGRLKELIEVEKGRADSERKNATEACKLLENEKNKVVEKEKEIGGLKRLIEAEKRRADSESKKAAEACKMVGDEKNKVVEKEKEIVGLKRLIEAEKRRADSESKKASEACKLVGDEKNKAAEKEEGIRRLKGIMEVEKRKNDSERKEDTEACKLLGEEKKKVAEKEKEIGRLKGCIEEKKRRVDSERKKATEACKLLEEEKNKAAVKGEIARIEAEKAVKYSFQIGQLEKQVNEAKTKLVSEISTFREATKKFEAENHKLLAEKRNAESGMAKANERLEVEKQKVNEEKRRADAEMVKLEKQKALAKDNWNKFMKEKCLADQMSQQLEEDKKTIEDLKRKIHELSSLTKPVEMAADSKVNADSTEVKLLKNKLKLEKLRAKHTRQKYKLETSRYSILRHDLGRLKMDFIQFLQRLDILDASFSPVAGSMHGQTKFENILDMQNSNVTRQICNLNLSETCRQFENELLEPCCTTIYASDPLRKNIQNTQLLTPGGNYSEKSITGIGSKLEPLVRGSDRTKLQSSAVNSSTESFSDGQLMGSQDAAIFPVTASAKLTQDCKPPDKSVDVHHRKRKRMQDTIEYNANLSPEKLSDLHGLIYRKVGKCLEGGKEVLHNLNNLQEENKRAHKKRKKSRREKVDMIPLVNRDEQKGAEEAETEVYDDANVCRHTSCLAPHTLETSEACGDRICDAANNFDSMVNFDTVPDGNYMKLLELEDATSEECYRKAMDFPISPSLPEIEFCDTFEEGNLTNTSLEKALQDDMLSSRTDLFTSPYLNVINVEINSNEQKCDDCGVSCNLHMRITEKPRTAFSVEDVIGSLNNQLPEFCVVFSNIEDNSIISRILVATKNCIARCNLASQTGWGVANILTALKMEEKLSQKEKVSVLLTLMMFNFAMTATKTFGKLWDGNLFHCLQSYSEHICTVMSVAETRVLFVENYSLHELLSLIEDFLIEGKVIVNNRVYAETLSCDLRVNDFLDCVNQVSSDVASSEQLAAASIILASVCAATDYVGFICDASYHILQSCKWDSLMVLTILHIFAYLGGEKFFNMDNFGLMVTVLKSLVMFLEDESPSVASACLPSINQLHAELCMNVKCPFLEGVESIDAVACLLLEEIKRINLSDSRLMSDNYDAELWYNQDAIQCTISKNCDVPCLRKFSIFATQPDALRNVNFCRLNDVLSLVELVSNKMSWHWADIKLVPQLLNILDSCVEENFAVRIIVLLGQLGRTGVDFGGYEDKGVGNLRCYLFTYFCRTSSMKAGLSLQVAAATALFGLLPLDFETLFHTKINLSAYSKSVSDNAESLRKWFSGLDKDQQKLLSDVFNM from the exons TTGTTACTCCCATAACAAACCAGGGACGTGGCGGGGATGGAAATGAGAATAGGACCTTACAATCTGATTGGGAAAAGGAAATTGGTAGATTGAAGGAGCTTATAGAAGTGGAGAAGGGAAGGGCTGATTCTGAGAGGAAGAATGCTACTGAAGCTTGCAAGTTactagagaatgagaagaataaGGTTgttgaaaaggaaaaggaaattgGTGGATTGAAGAGGCTTATAGAGGCAGAGAAGAGAAGGGCTGATTCTGAGAGCAAGAAAGCTGCTGAAGCTTGCAAGATGGTAGGGGATGAGAAGAATAAGGTTgttgaaaaggaaaaggaaattgTTGGATTGAAGAGGCTTATAGAGGCAGAGAAGAGAAGGGCTGATTCTGAGAGCAAGAAAGCTTCTGAAGCTTGCAAGTTGGTAGGGGATGAGAAGAATAAGGCTGCTGAAAAGGAGGAGGGAATCCGTAGATTGAAGGGGATTATGGAGGTGGAGAAGAGAAAGAATGATTCTGAGAGGAAGGAAGACACTGAAGCATGCAAGTTACttggagaagagaagaaaaaggttgctgaaaaggaaaaggaaattgGTAGATTGAAGGGGTGTATagaggagaagaagagaagggtTGATTCTGAGAGGAAGAAAGCTACTGAAGCTTGCAAGTTactagaagaagagaagaataaggCTGCCGTAAAGGGGGAGATTGCCAGAATTGAAGCAGAGAAGGCAGTGAAGTATAGTTTTCAGATTGGTCAATTAGAGAAACAGGTTAATGAAGCAAAAACAAAGTTGGTGTCTGAGATTTCTACGTTTAGAGAGGCAACCAAAAAGTTTGAAGCTGAAAACCACAAACTATTAGCAGAGAAAAGAAATGCTGAGTCGGGGATGGCAAAAGCGAATGAAAGGTTAGaggttgaaaaacaaaaggtcaATGAGGAAAAAAGGCGTGCAGATGCAGAGATGGTTAAATTAGAGAAGCAGAAGGCGCTTGCTAAGGATAACTGGAACAAGTTCATGAAAGAGAAATGTCTTGCTGATCAGATGTCTCAGCAGTTAGAAGAGGATAAGAAGACGATTGAGGATTTGAAACGGAAGATCCATGAACTCTCATCCTTGACAAAACCTGTTGAAATGGCTGCTGACAGCAAGGTCAATGCTGATAGTACAGAAGTGaagcttttgaaaaacaaacttAAGCTTGAAAAGCTAAGAGCAAAACATACCAGGCAAAAATATAAGTTAGAAACAAGTCGTTACAGTATTTTACGGCATGATTTAGGTCGTCTAAAGATGGATTTCATTCAATTTCTACAACGCCTTGATATACTGGATGCATCCTTTTCACCTGTCGCTGGAAGTATGCATGGCCAAACAAAG TTTGAGAATATACTAGATATGCAGAATTCAAATGTCACGAGACAAATTTGCAATCTAAATTTGTCTGAGACATGTCGCCAATTTGAGAATGAGCTTCTGGAACCCTGCTGCACAACAATTTATGCAAGTGACCCATTGAGGAAAAACATACAGAACACTCAACTCCTCACTCCAGGTGGAAATTACTCTGAAAAATCCATCACAGGTATTGGTTCTAAATTGGAGCCTCTTGTTAGAGGATCAGACAGAACAAAGTTACAGAGTTCTGCAGTAAATTCCAGTACAGAATCTTTTTCTGATGGACAGTTGATGGGCTCACAGGATGCAGCCATTTTCCCAGTTACTGCATCAGCAAAATTAACTCAGGACTGCAAGCCACCTGACAAATCTGTTGATGTGCACCACAGGAAGAGGAAAAGAATGCAGGACACAATTGAATATAATGCAAATTTATCTCCTGAGAAACTCTCTGATTTGCATGGTTTGATTTATAGAAAAGTTGGCAAATGCTTAGAAGGAGGAAAAGAGGTGCTTCATAATCTGAATAATTTACAGGAAGAGAATAAAAGGgcccacaaaaagagaaagaaatctCGTAGAGAAAAAGTGGACATGATACCTTTGGTTAACAGGGATGAgcaaaagggcgcagaagagGCCGAGACTGAGGTCTATGACGATGCAAATGTCTGTAGACATACTTCCTGCCTTGCTCCACATACTTTAGAAACCTCTGAAGCATGTGGGGATAGGATATGTGATGCTGCGAATAATTTCGATTCGATGGTTAATTTTGATACCGTGCCTGATGgaaattatatgaaattattagaATTAGAAGATGCTACCAGTGAGGAATGCTATAGAAAAGCAATGGATTTTCCCATTTCTCCATCTCTTcctgaaattgaattttgtGACACATTTGAAGAGGGTAATTTGACGAATACGTCTCTAGAGAAAGCACTCCAAGATGACATGTTGAGTTCAAGAACAGACCTGTTTACTTCACCTTACCTCAATGTAATTAATGTTGAAATCAATTCTAACGAACAAAAATGTGATGATTGCGGAGTTTCTTGTAATTTACATATGCGCATTACAGAAAAGCCAAGGACAGCTTTTTCGGTGGAGGATGTAATTGGATCATTAAACAATCAACTTCCTGAATTTTGTGTTGTCTTTTCAAATATTGAGGACAATAGTATCATATCTAGGATACTTGTTGCTACAAAAAATTGTATAGCTCGGTGCAATTTGGCTTCTCAAACAGGCTGGGGGGTTGCTAACATTCTGACTGCActtaaaatggaagaaaagctCTCACAGAA GGAGAAGGTTTCAGTACTGTTAACACTTATGATGTTCAACTTTGCCATGACTGCAACAAAGACATTTGGAAAACTCTGGGATGGGAATTTATTCCACTGCTTGCAATCTTATTCTGAACATATTTGCACAG TTATGTCTGTTGCAGAGACAAGAGTCCTGTTTGTAGAGAATTATTCTTTGCATGAGCTGCTTAGCCTCATTGAAGATTTTCTTATTGAGGGAAAAGTAATAGTAAACAATAGAGTATATGCTGAAACTTTGTCTTGTGATTTGAGAGTTAATGATTTTCTGGATTGTGTTAATCAAGTATCATCCGATGTAGCTTCAAGTGAACAATTGGCGGCAGCAAGTATTATATTAGCATCAGTATGTGCTGCAACTGATTATGTTGGATTTATTTGTGATGCTTCATATCATATTCTTCAGTCATGCAAGTGGGATTCTCTGATGGTGCTGACTATTCTCCATATTTTTGCTTATTTGGGCGGAGAGAAGTTTTTTAACATGGATAATTTTGGATTAATGGTGACCGTTTTGAAGTCTCTAGTTATGTTTCTTGAGGATGAGAGCCCATCTGTTGCATCTGCCTGTCTTCCTTCAATAAATCAGCTGCATGCTGAGTTGTGTATGAATGTTAAATGCCCATTCTTGGAAGGTGTTGAATCCATTGATGCAGTTGCATGCTTGCTCTTGGAAGAGATAAAGCGAATAAATTTGTCTGATTCCAGATTAATGTCAGACAATTATGATGCTGAACTATGGTATAATCAGGATGCAATTCAATGTACCATTAGCAAGAACTGTGATGTGCCCTGTTTGAGAAAATTCTCGATTTTTGCTACTCAACCAGATGCCCTTAGGAACGTCAATTTTTGTCGCCTGAATGACGTCCTGTCATTGGTGGAACTGGTTTCAAACAAAATG AGCTGGCACTGGGCTGATATCAAACTTGTTCCTCAGCTTCTGAATATACTCGACTCGTGTGTAGAGGAGAACTTTGCTGTTCGGATAATTGTTCTTCTTGGTCAACTTGGGAG GACTGGAGTAGATTTTGGTGGATATGAAGATAAAGGAGTTGGAAACCTGAGATGTTATTTGTTTACTTATTTTTGCCGCACCTCTTCCATGAAAGCAGGTCTTTCTCTTCAAGTTGCTGCTGCCACTGCTCTGTTTGGCCTTCTTCCTCTTGATTTTGAAACCCTTTTTCAtactaaaatcaatctttcagcATATTCTAAATCGGTTTCTGACAATGCTGAAAGTTTGAGGAAGTGGTTCTCTGGGCTGGATAAAGATCAACAGAAATTGCTATCTGATGTATTTAACatgtaa
- the LOC100811255 gene encoding polyamine oxidase 2: protein MESRFKSNPQLRRGLCCANDDKQQERSPSVIVIGGGMAGIAAARALQDASFQVILLESRERPGGRIHTDYSFGFPVDLGASWLHGVCPENPLAPLIGKLGLPLYRTSEDNSVLYDHDLESYALFDMDGNQVPQELVTKIGKIFGAILEETNNVREEFSEDMSILRALSIVFERKPELRLEGLSHKVLQWYLCRMEGWFATDADTISLKCWDQEVLLPGGHGLMVRGYQPVINTLAKGLDIRLGHRVTKIVRQYNEVKVTVENGKTFVADAAIVAVPLGVLKAKSIKFEPKLPDWKEAAISDIGVGIENKIILHFKNVFWPNVEFLGVVAETSYGCSYFLNLHKAMGRPVLVYMPAGQLAKDIEKMSDEAAANFAFMQLKKILPDASSPIQYLVSRWGTDINTLGSYSYDAVGKPHDLYEKLRVPVDNLFFAGEATSMLYTGSVHGAYSTGMMAAEDCRMRVLERYGELDLFPPVGDVSVIPLQISRL from the exons ATGGAGTCCCGATTCAAGAGTAATCCCCAATTACGCAGAG GCCTTTGCTGTGCAAATGATGACAAGCAGCAGGAGAGGTCCCCATCTGTTATTGTCATTGGAGGTGGCATGGCTGGGATTGCTGCTGCTCGGGCACTTCAAGATGCCTCATTTCAG GTTATTCTTCTAGAATCACGGGAAAGACCTGGTGGCCGAATTCACACTGATTACTCATTTGGCTTTCCTGTTGACCTTGGTGCATCGTG GCTGCATGGAGTTTGCCCAGAGAATCCACTGGCTCCATTGATTGGGAAGTTGGGACTACCTCTTTACCGTACTAGTGAGGATAATTCTGTCCTTTATGACCACGATTTGGAAAG CTATGCACTTTTTGATATGGATGGGAATCAAGTTCCCCAAGAATTGGTAACAAAAATTGGTAAAATATTTGGAGCGATTTTAGAAGAG ACAAATAATGTACGAGAGGAATTCAGTGAAGACATGTCCATACTCCGTGCACTTTCaattgtttttgaaagaaaacCAGAATTGAG GTTAGAAGGGCTTTCCCACAAGGTGCTACAGTGGTATTTATGCAGAATGGAGGGCTGGTTTGCTACAGATGCTGATACCATATCACTGAAATGTTGGGATCAG GAAGTATTACTACCTGGTGGTCATGGTCTTATGGTCAGGGGTTACCAGCCTGTTATAAATACCCTAGCCAAGGGTCTTGATATTCGCCTGGGACATAG ggtaaCAAAAATAGTTAGGCAATATAATGAAGTAAAGGTGACAGTGGAAAATGGGAAAACATTTGTTGCAGACGCCGCTATTGTTGCTGTACCTCTTGGGGTGCTGAAGGCAAAGAGCATAAAGTTTGAGCCAAAGCTACCAGACTGGAAAGAAGCTGCCATTTCTGATATTGGGGTTGGGattgagaataaaataattttacactttaaaaatgttttctggCCTAATGTAGAATTCTTAGGAGTAGTTGCAGAGACATCTTATGGATGCAGCTACTTTCTTAATCTCCACAAGGCTATGGGTCGTCCTGTCCTTGTTTACATGCCTGCTGGGCAGCTGGCCAAAGACATTGAGAAAATGTCTGATGAAGCAGCTGCTAACTTTGCTTTCATGCAGCTCAAAAAGATCCTTCCAGATGCTTCTTCACcg ATTCAGTATCTTGTGTCTCGATGGGGTACAGATATTAATACACTAGGTTCCTATAGCTATGATGCAGTTGGGAAACCACATGATCTGTATGAGAAGCTACGGGTTCCTGTAGACAATTTATTCTTTGCAGGGGAAGCAACAAGTATGTTGTATACGGGGTCTGTGCATGGTGCATACTCTACTGGAATGATGGCTGCTGAGGACTGCAGGATGCGTGTCCTGGAGCGTTATGGGGAGCTAGATTTGTTCCCGCCGGTGGGAGATGTTTCAGTGATACCCCTCCAGATCTCTCGTTTGTAA
- the PIF4A gene encoding transcription factor PIF4 — protein MNNSIPGWDFESDTCLTNQRKLIGPDQELVELLWKNGQVVMHNQTHRKTLGNSSNLRQVQKSDQSVLRSSGPYGNSSNLDQEDAAPWVQFPLEDPLEQDFCSNLLSELPTCEFESYKPIRQLEEEKFAKFFASGTPHHPTTSSSQPLPPNMKPSCIQGLQGNPIPMPAPRFHGPDSSQKIHDFGASRKVLNFPQFSTPRNNVPSAPGITQFREKTTANMSQSEAREYSVITVGSSHCGSNHIPQEQDVSRISSTGVWATTNNNTTLSAEPEAVRDYVQRPICPKSGQGKSEMIELTVTSSSGGSGSTGIGRTCSLSTRDHGQKRKGTEEEALEEQSEDTELKSADGNKASQRTRSSRRNRAAEVHNQSERRRRDRINEKMRTLQQLIPNSNKTDKASMLEEAIEYLKSLQFQLQVMWMGGGMTPVMFPGIQHYMSQMGMGMGAPSLPSIHNPMQLPKVPHDQAMSVLQIPNQNLMCQNPVLGAFNYQNQMQNPCLPEQYARYMGYHLMQNASQPMNVFRYGSQAVQHSQTMIAPGNNSSGPMSGTANIDDADSGKAGSSTFN, from the exons ATGAACAACAGTATTCCTGGTTGGGATTTTGAGAGTGATACATGTCTCACCAACCAAAGAAAGCTCATAGG GCCGGACCAAGAACTTGTAGAGCTCCTATGGAAAAATGGGCAAGTAGTTATGCACAACCAAACACATAGGAAGACACTTGGGAATTCATCTAACTTGAGACAGGTGCAGAAAAGTGATCAATCAGTATTAAGGTCTAGCGGTCCCTATGGAAACTCAAGCAACTTGGATCAAGAAGATGCCGCCCCATGGGTCCAATTCCCACTTGAGGACCCATTGGAACAAGATTTTTGTTCAAACCTTTTATCTGAACTACCAACTTGTGAATTTGAATCTTACAAGCCAATCAGGCAATTGGAAGAGGAAAAGTTTGCCAAATTTTTTGCTTCCGGTACCCCCCATCATCCTACAACTTCAAGTTCACAACCACTACCACCTAACATGAAACCCTCATGTATTCAGGGACTCCAAGGGAATCCTATTCCTATGCCAGCTCCAAGATTTCATGGTCCTGATTCATCTCAGAAAATCCATGACTTTGGAGCATCACGAAAGGTTCTAAATTTTCCTCAGTTTTCAACACCCCGTAATAATGTTCCATCAGCACCTGGTATTACACAGTTTAGAGAGAAAACTACTGCTAACATGTCACAAAGTGAGGCTAGAGAGTACTCAGTGATCACAGTTGGTTCAAGTCACTGTGGCAGCAATCACATCCCTCAGGAGCAAGATGTAAGCAGGATTTCAAGCACTGGTGTTTGGGCCActactaataataatactacTTTATCTGCTGAGCCTGAAGCTGTCAGAGATTATGTCCAAAGACCGATTTGTCCTAAGAGTGGCCAAGGAAAATCAGAGATGATTGAACTAACTGTGACTTCATCTTCCGGTGGCTCGGGAAGTACTGGTATCGGAAGAACCTGTTCCCTATCAACAAGAGATCATGgccaaaagagaaaagggaCAGAAGAAGAAGCGTTAGAGGAACAAAGTGAG GACACAGAACTTAAATCAGCTGATGGAAACAAGGCTTCTCAGCGGACGAGGTCTTCCAGAAGGAACCGTGCAGCAGAAGTGCATAATCAATCAGAAAGG AGAAGAAGAGATAGGATCAACGAGAAGATGAGGACATTGCAGCAACTGATACCTAATAGTAACAAG ACAGACAAAGCATCAATGTTAGAAGAGGCAATCGAATACTTGAAATCACTTCAGTTTCAGCTTCAG GTTATGTGGATGGGGGGTGGCATGACACCAGTGATGTTCCCAGGAATTCAGCACTATATGTCACAAATGGGTATGGGAATGGGTGCACCTTCTTTGCCTTCCATTCACAACCCGATGCAATTGCCAAAAGTGCCACATGATCAAGCCATGTCTGTGCTTCAGATACCAAACCAGAATTTAATGTGTCAAAATCCAGTTTTGGGTGCCTTTAACTACCAAAACCAGATGCAGAACCCGTGCCTTCCAGAACAATATGCACGTTACATGGGTTACCATCTTATGCAAAATGCCTCtcag CCTATGAATGTGTTCAGATATGGTTCCCAAGCAGTGCAACACAGTCAAACGATGATTGCACCAGGCAATAATAGCAGCGGACCCATGAGTGGAACAGCTAATATTGATGATGCTGACAGTGGCAAAGCGG GTTCTTCCACCTTTAATTGA